GTATGACTCATTAACATAGTAAATGGTTTTTTTGGGGTATAATTTGGGCTTGTTTCTGTCTATATAAAATCATGTCAGTATATACTTCTGTATATGTCCTTTTCCgaatgaaaatgtatattgcTGTAGTTCTAGCCATGTTTTTAGTTGGGATGAACGGCAATTTTAAGAAACaattagatttaaatgaccactAAACCAATGTCGTGATGCGCCTTTACCATTCTGCCCATTCTATTCCCAATTATTggcatttgttttattattgtcataatcatcaatttcaccactatttcataaaacagctTTTGAATAATCACCATCGGCGccaccagcaccaccaccaacaccattaTCAGCAACACATGCATAGGCCACAAcagccaccaccatcatcattagcatcgtcatcatcctcatcctcatcatcttcatcttcatcctcctcatcatcatcatctttatcatcattgccatcaccgTGAACCCTCATCACCACCTGACCACCATCATctcatcaccatcagcatcaccatcagcatcaccatcagcatcaccatcatcaccaccaccatcaacaccattatcattataaccatcatcacaataatcATTTCCACAATCAGCGtcgtcatcatcagcatcaccatcaccaccgccaccaccgaGCAGATGCGTACGATCGCCAGCATCACTTTCACAGTCGCGCCACTACCAATATTTATACGACCGCTCTTAATATGGACCTATCCATGCACTTGGTATCATCGTTTATTATCAGCAGCACCACCATGaccattttttttgctcatatgatatttcattaaatttcgTTTGACCATAATCACAGCATGCAATCAACTGCACTATGTGGGGTTTCCACCACTAGTGTAAATCCTTTAGtcgaaactttttttttccagcccTCACTTTTTTGTCAATCCTTCACCTATTCAAGTTCAGAAGATCATATTCAGTTCAGTGTCACATTGCCCTATAATCACTAAATAATCCTGAGACTGAAATTCCACGTTTATAATTGATTGTAGCTCATTTGTCACACACTATTCATGTATGAAGAGATATATAAAAAGGCCTCCCTGCGTGAGAAGTGCAGATACGTGTGCATCccgaaaggggaaaaaatataaacagGAAAGGGAAATGATGCAGGGTCCACGGTAGAGTCGGAAGTTTCTTTCCCGattcaattcaaaataaacCTTCTATCCGTCAAGAACATGCAGGCCTTTAACATTGTTCAAATTTCCCACTCGTTGTCACGTCATTGACTGATAATACGTGGAAGTCTAATTATCATTCTGACGGAAATTATACAATTTTGTGAGGCAATAAAGCCATTAATACTTCCCCTTTgcagtattattatcattttcagacaaatttattttcatcaattacACTGGAACCTGTATCCATCACTAAGATTGAAAAGGGACACGAATCACTGATAGTGGTATTCTGATCATGCTAATTATGTCGGATAAGCcctacccctccccccaaaacagacgataatatttatatatatttataaattcataaataagtacacagaattgtacacacctacacacaaaaaaataaattaaaagatcaCCCGGCATGACACGATTCCTGATTACCATTCTTGACGAATCTCTTTGGTTCCGAGTCGTTGTAATCTACTGCAGGTCACTTACAGGTGCATGGGaccgggggagggggaggtCACACGACCGAGAAAAGAAAAgtagaaacgaaaaaaaaatggggagaGGTACAAATATGATGTTTAAGGTTTTTGCCCGCTCGGTCGTAGCTATATTTTTGTGTCCCATGCGCCGTGTCTGAATCCGTATTTTCATTGGCTCATTTCGGCGCTACAGATGGTCGTGAAAGTAGATTGCTGTCGGTTTATTTTATGTTGACTCGAAAACGAGGATctcttcaaaatgaaatgaaggaAAATGAGTACCAACCAGCTACTCTGTTGCAAGTTTTAAGCTCTTGATGAGTTTTTGGCTCAcctcataggcggatccaggggggccttagccccccccccccattggcggagcaaaaataaggaaaaaaggggggaataaagaaaaaagaaggggaaagagaggaggaaaaaaataataagaaaaaaagaggaggaagacgagtgaataaaataaggtgaggggaagacttgaaaaataaacaaatttcatgtcactatatacaaTTTTTGTGCGCCCTTTGTACTCGCATtcttcgatgagatacatatcttgttcaataggagcttaaaatatgaagttttgaagtcaatatacaaaacatgtcAGCTCGGCCGGACAGCgagctttaattattttgtttgatttacaaatatatttttttaaatgctttgtaattttgtaaaatatcaattttatggtctgaatatcaacatttttagctagcgctgcgcactcgcattttgattggtaagttatgtatacctctattttaattatatacaaactacttgaaatccccttttcaaaacagtttataaatatttcggatcgcgatttgcagtcgcattaattgtttaaaatatattaacccatgcatcctattcataattacaaaagtgcttaaaatgttcagttttcaggccttaatatcaacaaatggaatttcaacaaatttcacctcgcgcttaggaagaggaataggaaattagtcatcattttcatatgatgacacaATGTCCTAAGAATGTTCCGGTCAAAATAATTGGAAAAAAcctcagcttgcgcttcgcgctcgcattatttattaagtgcgatccacatccacttcacaagtttcctacacagtgcttgaaacagtgcttaaattgacccttttcagatcggaatatcaaatattttaagctcgcgcttcgcgctcgcattattgattgtTGATTTTCtgaatgtattcagaatgcccagattctataggtctaaatctaaaatacgcgcacgcatgtttattgagatacgcagcttgttctttatttaaaacataaatgttttttatttctccaatttcagatcagaatatccaaaattttctgctcgcgcttcgcataaTGAAGGAAGATGCCCAATTACCCgtgtttcttttcatgattaaaaaaacatgaatagagtgtccagtttttaggtctgattttttttctttgttcgcgcttgcatcaattgtttagttatatacctatcccgTACATGATTGAAAAAAGTGCTTCggaatgacaaaaatatatttaatcattgaaatatgtatcgtcttcatggctaactgcaaacagtccttaacaggtcatTTTaagatcaggccagaacgtaggccctatatattaacaatgtctgctcgcgcttcgcgctcgcagtatgaTTTTCTACTTACATACGCattttgttcaggatcacaaacattgcccaaattttcaattttcaggacaaaatacatgacgTTTCAacaaattttagctcgcgcttcgcactcgcactattcaaataggcc
This genomic interval from Lytechinus pictus isolate F3 Inbred chromosome 3, Lp3.0, whole genome shotgun sequence contains the following:
- the LOC135153431 gene encoding prostatic spermine-binding protein-like; translation: MKYKKESKNKEEGASGEGEGDNETDSTGTENAQSQNAVHGVTILEKPSSLWRDCESDAGDRTHLLGGGGGDGDADDDDADCGNDYCDDGYNDNGVDGGGDDGDADGDADGDADGDEMMVVRW